Proteins co-encoded in one Bos taurus isolate L1 Dominette 01449 registration number 42190680 breed Hereford chromosome X, ARS-UCD2.0, whole genome shotgun sequence genomic window:
- the IGSF1 gene encoding immunoglobulin superfamily member 1 isoform X1 has protein sequence MTLDRPGEGATMLRTFTLLLFCAGLSLGVTPMAVMPSQPELWIESNYPQAPWENITLWCKSPSQISSKFLLLKDKTQMTWIRPSRKTFQVSFPIGALTQANTGLYRCCYWKETGWSEPSKVLELEAPGQLPKPVFWIQTETSPLPGCNVNILCHGWLQDLVFMLFKEGYAEPVDYQVPTGRVAIFSIANMTPESEGVYICRTHIQMLPTLWSEPSNPLKLIVAGLYPKPTLTAYPGPIMAPGESLNLRCQGPIYGMTFALIRLEDLEKSFYLKRPIKNEAYFFFRALKIHDAGHYLCFYYDGSYRGSLLSDILKIWVTDTFPKTWLLAQPSPVVQMGQNVSLWCRGPVDGVGLALYKKGEDKPRQLLDTTSVYDDTSFFLNNVTSSDAGIYSCHYLLSWKTSIRTTSHNTMGLVVVDKPPKPSLSAWPSTVFKLGKAITLQCRVPHPVLEFCLEWEERATSQKFSVDGDFIISNVEGKGTGTYSCSYRIEAHPNIWSHRSEPLKLMGPAGFLTWSHILNETIRLFLIIQLVALLFVVLWIRWKCRRLRIREAWLLGTAQGVTMLFILTALLCCAISFAGLCTGVLTEETEIIMPTPKPELWAETNFPLAPWKNLTLWCRSPSGSTKEFVLLKDGTGWIATRPASEQVRAAFPLGALTQTHTGSYHCHSWEEMAVSEPSEALELVGTDILPKPVISASPPIRGKELQIRCKGWLAGMGFALYKEGMQEPIQQLGAVGREAFFTIQRMEDKDEGNYSCRTHTEKRPFKWSEPSEPLELVIKEMYPKPFFETWTSPVVTPGSRVTFNCSTPQQHMSFILYKDGSEVASSDSSWASLGASAAHFLIISVGIGDGGNYSCRYYDFAIWSEPSDPVELVVTEFYPKPTLLAHPGPVVLPGKNVTLRCQGAFEGMRFALLQEGTPGPLQFRSASGNSADFLLHTVGAEDSGNYSCVYFETTMSNRGSYLSKPLMIWVTDTFPKPRLFAEPSSVVPVGQNVTLWCQGPVHGVGYILHKEIEATSVQLWGSTSNDGAFPITNVSGASIGRYSCCYHPDWTSLIKIQPSNTLELIVTGLLPKPSLLAQPGPMVAPGENMTLQCQGELADSTFVLLKKGIQEPLKQQRPNGYRADFWMPAVSSEDSGMYSCVYYLDSAPLAASNHSDSLEIWVTDKPPKPSLSASPSTVFKLGKDITLQCRGPLPGVEFVLEHDGEEAPQQFSEDGDFVINNVEGKGIGNYSCSYRLQAYPDIWSEPSDTLELVGAAGPAAQECTVGNIVRSTLIVVVVVALGVVLAIEWKKWPRLRTRGSETDGRDQTIALEECNQEGDLGTSTDSPSSVSQGTSVEQPVPI, from the exons cagtgatgccatctcaaCCGGAGCTATGGATTGAGTCCAACTACCCCCAGGCCCCTTGGGAGAACATCACACTCTGGTGTAAAAGCCCCTCTCAGATTTCAAGCAAGTTCTTGTTGCTGAAGGATAAGACACAGATGACCTGGATCCGCCCTTCCCGAAAGACCTTCCAAGTTTCATTCCCCATCGGTGCCCTTACTCAGGCAAATACAGGTCTTTACAGGTGCTGCTACTGGAAGGAGACAGGCTGGTCAGAGCCCAGTAAAGTTTTAGAGTTGGAGGCACCAG GCCAGCTGCCCAAGCCCGTCTTCTGGATCCAGACTGAGACCTCCCCTCTTCCTGGATGTAATGTTAACATACTCTGCCATGGCTGGCTGCAGGATTTGGTATTCATGCTGTTCAAAGAGGGATATGCGGAACCCGTGGATTACCAAGTCCCAACTGGGAGAGTGGCCATATTCTCCATTGCCAACATGACACCTGAGAGTGAAGGGGTTTACATCTGCCGCACTCATATCCAGATGCTCCCCACCCTGTGGTCAGAGCCCAGCAACCCCCTGAAGCTGATTGTAGCAG GACTCTATCCCAAACCAACTCTGACAGCCTACCCTGGGCCCATCATGGCACCAGGAGAAAGCCTTAATCTCAGGTGCCAAGGGCCAATCTATGGAATGACCTTTGCATTAATAAGGCTTGAAGACTTGGAGAAGTCCTTTTACCTCAAGAGGCCAATAAAAAATGAGGCATATTTCTTCTTCCGGGCATTGAAAATCCACGATGCTGGCCATTACCTCTGTTTTTACTATGATGGATCATACAGGGGCTCACTCCTCAGTGATATCCTGAAAATCTGGGTAACTG ACACTTTCCCCAAGACCTGGCTACTTGCTCAGCCCAGTCCTGTGGTCCAAATGGGTCAGAATGTGAGTCTGTGGTGTCGAGGGCCAGTGGATGGAGTGGGGCTTGCACTCTATAAGAAAGGAGAAGACAAACCACGTCAACTCTTGGATACCACCAGTGTCTATGATGACACATCATTCTTCCTCAACAATGTGACTTCTAGTGACGCTGGCATCTACAGCTGCCACTATCTCCTCTCCTGGAAGACCTCCATCAGAACGACATCACACAATACCATGGGGCTTGTGGTTGTAG ATAAGCCCCCCAAACCCTCCCTGTCAGCCTGGCCCAGCACCGTGTTCAAGCTAGGAAAGGCCATCACCCTTCAGTGCCGAGTACCTCATCCAGTTCTTGAGTTTTGTCTGGAATGGGAAGAAAGAGCAACATCCCAAAAATTCTCAGTGGATGGAGACTTCATCATCAGTAATGTTGAAGGGAAAGGCACAGGGACCTACAGTTGCAGCTATCGCATAGAGGCACACCCTAACATCTGGTCACATCGCAGTGAGCCTCTGAAACTGATGGGGCCAGCAG GCTTTCTCACCTGGAGTCACATTCTGAATGAAACTATCAGGTTGTTTCTAATCATTCAGCTTGTTGCCTTGCTGTTTGTAGTGCTGTGGATAAGGTGGAAGTGTCGGAGACTCAGAATCAG AGAAGCCTGGTTGCTGGGAACAGCTCAAGGGGTCACCATGCTCTTCATACTCACAGCTCTTCTCTGCTGTG CAATTTCTTTTGCAGGACTGTGCACTGGGGTAttgacagaagagactg AAATAATCATGCCAACCCCTAAGCCTGAGCTGTGGGCAGAGACCAACTTCCCTCTGGCCCCGTGGAAGAACTTAACCCTCTGGTGCAGAAGCCCTTCTGGTTCAACTAAGGAGTTTGTGTTGCTGAAGGATGGCACCGGGTGGATCGCAACTCGCCCGGCCTCAGAGCAGGTCCGGGCTGCCTTCCCCCTTGGAGCTCTGACCCAGACTCACACCGGGAGTTACCACTGCCATTCCTGGGAGGAGATGGCTGTGTCTGAGCCCAGTGAGGCACTTGAGCTGGTGGGCACAG ATATCCTCCCCAAGCCTGTCATCTCTGCTTCCCCCCCAATTCGGGGCAAGGAGCTGCAAATCCGCTGCAAAGGATGGCTGGCAGGCATGGGGTTTGCTCTGTACAAGGAGGGAATGCAGGAACCCATCCAGCAACTTGGTGCCGTTGGGAGAGAAGCCTTCTTTACAATCCAGAGAATGGAGGATAAAGACGAAGGCAATTATAGCTGCCGAACTCACACTGAAAAGCGCCCCTTCAAGTGGTCCGAGCCTAGTGAGCCCCTGGAGCTTGTCATAAAAG AAATGTACCCCAAGCCCTTCTTTGAGACATGGACCAGTCCTGTGGTGACTCCTGGTTCCCGGGTGACTTTCAATTGCTCCACCCCCCAGCAGCACATGAGCTTTATTCTTTACAAAGATGGAAGTGAAGTAGCATCCAGTGACAGTTCCTGGGCAAGTCTGGGAGCCAGTGCAGCCCACTTTCTGATCATTTCagtgggcattggtgatggaggGAATTACAGCTGCCGCTATTATGACTTTGCTATCTGGTCGGAGCCCAGTGACCCCGTGGAACTCGTGGTGACAG AATTCTACCCCAAACCCACTCTCCTGGCACACCCAGGTCCCGTGGTTCTTCCTGGGAAGAATGTGACCCTGCGTTGCCAAGGGGCTTTCGAGGGCATGAGGTTTGCCCTCCTGCAAGAGGGAACCCCGGGTCCCTTACAGTTCCGGAGTGCCTCGGGGAACTCGGCTGACTTCCTCCTCCATACTGTTGGAGCAGAAGATTCTGGGAACTACAGCTGTGTCTACTTTGAGACCACTATGTCAAACAGGGGATCATATCTCAGCAAGCCTCTTATGATCTGGGTGACTG ACACATTCCCCAAGCCACGGTTGTTTGCTGAGCCCAGTTCTGTGGTTCCCGTGGGGCAGAACGTTACTCTCTGGTGCCAAGGGCCAGTACATGGAGTAGGGTACATTCTGCACAAAGAAATAGAAGCCACTTCAGTGCAGCTCTGGGGATCCACCAGTAATGATGGGGCCTTCCCCATCACCAACGTATCTGGTGCGAGCATAGGTCGTTACAGCTGCTGCTACCACCCTGACTGGACCAGCCTTATCAAGATACAGCCTAGCAACACCCTGGAACTCATAGTCACAG gtttgcTCCCCAAACCCAGCCTATTAGCCCAACCTGGTCCCATGGTGGCCCCTGGAGAAAACATGACTCTTCAATGTCAGGGGGAACTGGCAGACTCAACATTTGTCCTGTTGAAGAAAGGTATTCAAGAGCCTTTAAAGCAACAGAGGCCAAATGGGTACAGGGCTGACTTCTGGATGCCAGCAGTGAGCAGTGAAGATTCTGGGATGTACAGCTGTGTGTATTATTTGGATTCTGCTCCCCTTGCAGCTTCTAATCACAGTGACTCCCTGGAGATCTGGGTGACTG ACAAGCCCCCTAAACCCTCCTTATCAGCCTCTCCCAGCACTGTGTTCAAGCTCGGAAAGGACATCACCCTTCAGTGCAGAGGGCCCCTGCCAGGTGTGGAATTTGTCCTGGAACATGATGGAGAAGAAGCACCTCAACAGTTCTCAGAGGATGGAGACTTTGTCATCAATAATGTAGAAGGAAAGGGCATTGGAAACTATAGCTGTAGCTACCGTCTGCAGGCCTACCCCGATATCTGGTCAGAGCCTAGCGATACTCTGGAGCTGGTGGGGGCCGCAG GGCCTGCTGCTCAGGAATGCACTGTGGGGAACATTGTCCGAAGTACGCTGATCGTGGTGGTGGTTGTAGCTTTGGGGGTGGTGCTAGCCATAGAGTGGAAGAAGTGGCCTCGACTCCGAACCAG GGGCTCAGAGACAGATGGAAGAGACCAGACCATAGCCCTGGAAGAGTGTAATCAAGAAGGAGACCTGGGCACCAGCACCGACTCTCCCTCATCAGTCTCTCAGGGCACTTCAGTAGAGCAGCCAGTCCCGATATAA
- the IGSF1 gene encoding immunoglobulin superfamily member 1 isoform 2 precursor (isoform 2 precursor is encoded by transcript variant 2), protein MTLDRPGEGATMLRTFTLLLFCAGLSLGVTPMAVMPSQPELWIESNYPQAPWENITLWCKSPSQISSKFLLLKDKTQMTWIRPSRKTFQVSFPIGALTQANTGLYRCCYWKETGWSEPSKVLELEAPGQLPKPVFWIQTETSPLPGCNVNILCHGWLQDLVFMLFKEGYAEPVDYQVPTGRVAIFSIANMTPESEGVYICRTHIQMLPTLWSEPSNPLKLIVAGLYPKPTLTAYPGPIMAPGESLNLRCQGPIYGMTFALIRLEDLEKSFYLKRPIKNEAYFFFRALKIHDAGHYLCFYYDGSYRGSLLSDILKIWVTDTFPKTWLLAQPSPVVQMGQNVSLWCRGPVDGVGLALYKKGEDKPRQLLDTTSVYDDTSFFLNNVTSSDAGIYSCHYLLSWKTSIRTTSHNTMGLVVVDKPPKPSLSAWPSTVFKLGKAITLQCRVPHPVLEFCLEWEERATSQKFSVDGDFIISNVEGKGTGTYSCSYRIEAHPNIWSHRSEPLKLMGPAGFLTWSHILNETIRLFLIIQLVALLFVVLWIRWKCRRLRIREAWLLGTAQGVTMLFILTALLCCGLCTGVLTEETEIIMPTPKPELWAETNFPLAPWKNLTLWCRSPSGSTKEFVLLKDGTGWIATRPASEQVRAAFPLGALTQTHTGSYHCHSWEEMAVSEPSEALELVGTDILPKPVISASPPIRGKELQIRCKGWLAGMGFALYKEGMQEPIQQLGAVGREAFFTIQRMEDKDEGNYSCRTHTEKRPFKWSEPSEPLELVIKEMYPKPFFETWTSPVVTPGSRVTFNCSTPQQHMSFILYKDGSEVASSDSSWASLGASAAHFLIISVGIGDGGNYSCRYYDFAIWSEPSDPVELVVTEFYPKPTLLAHPGPVVLPGKNVTLRCQGAFEGMRFALLQEGTPGPLQFRSASGNSADFLLHTVGAEDSGNYSCVYFETTMSNRGSYLSKPLMIWVTDTFPKPRLFAEPSSVVPVGQNVTLWCQGPVHGVGYILHKEIEATSVQLWGSTSNDGAFPITNVSGASIGRYSCCYHPDWTSLIKIQPSNTLELIVTGLLPKPSLLAQPGPMVAPGENMTLQCQGELADSTFVLLKKGIQEPLKQQRPNGYRADFWMPAVSSEDSGMYSCVYYLDSAPLAASNHSDSLEIWVTDKPPKPSLSASPSTVFKLGKDITLQCRGPLPGVEFVLEHDGEEAPQQFSEDGDFVINNVEGKGIGNYSCSYRLQAYPDIWSEPSDTLELVGAAGPAAQECTVGNIVRSTLIVVVVVALGVVLAIEWKKWPRLRTRGSETDGRDQTIALEECNQEGDLGTSTDSPSSVSQGTSVEQPVPI, encoded by the exons cagtgatgccatctcaaCCGGAGCTATGGATTGAGTCCAACTACCCCCAGGCCCCTTGGGAGAACATCACACTCTGGTGTAAAAGCCCCTCTCAGATTTCAAGCAAGTTCTTGTTGCTGAAGGATAAGACACAGATGACCTGGATCCGCCCTTCCCGAAAGACCTTCCAAGTTTCATTCCCCATCGGTGCCCTTACTCAGGCAAATACAGGTCTTTACAGGTGCTGCTACTGGAAGGAGACAGGCTGGTCAGAGCCCAGTAAAGTTTTAGAGTTGGAGGCACCAG GCCAGCTGCCCAAGCCCGTCTTCTGGATCCAGACTGAGACCTCCCCTCTTCCTGGATGTAATGTTAACATACTCTGCCATGGCTGGCTGCAGGATTTGGTATTCATGCTGTTCAAAGAGGGATATGCGGAACCCGTGGATTACCAAGTCCCAACTGGGAGAGTGGCCATATTCTCCATTGCCAACATGACACCTGAGAGTGAAGGGGTTTACATCTGCCGCACTCATATCCAGATGCTCCCCACCCTGTGGTCAGAGCCCAGCAACCCCCTGAAGCTGATTGTAGCAG GACTCTATCCCAAACCAACTCTGACAGCCTACCCTGGGCCCATCATGGCACCAGGAGAAAGCCTTAATCTCAGGTGCCAAGGGCCAATCTATGGAATGACCTTTGCATTAATAAGGCTTGAAGACTTGGAGAAGTCCTTTTACCTCAAGAGGCCAATAAAAAATGAGGCATATTTCTTCTTCCGGGCATTGAAAATCCACGATGCTGGCCATTACCTCTGTTTTTACTATGATGGATCATACAGGGGCTCACTCCTCAGTGATATCCTGAAAATCTGGGTAACTG ACACTTTCCCCAAGACCTGGCTACTTGCTCAGCCCAGTCCTGTGGTCCAAATGGGTCAGAATGTGAGTCTGTGGTGTCGAGGGCCAGTGGATGGAGTGGGGCTTGCACTCTATAAGAAAGGAGAAGACAAACCACGTCAACTCTTGGATACCACCAGTGTCTATGATGACACATCATTCTTCCTCAACAATGTGACTTCTAGTGACGCTGGCATCTACAGCTGCCACTATCTCCTCTCCTGGAAGACCTCCATCAGAACGACATCACACAATACCATGGGGCTTGTGGTTGTAG ATAAGCCCCCCAAACCCTCCCTGTCAGCCTGGCCCAGCACCGTGTTCAAGCTAGGAAAGGCCATCACCCTTCAGTGCCGAGTACCTCATCCAGTTCTTGAGTTTTGTCTGGAATGGGAAGAAAGAGCAACATCCCAAAAATTCTCAGTGGATGGAGACTTCATCATCAGTAATGTTGAAGGGAAAGGCACAGGGACCTACAGTTGCAGCTATCGCATAGAGGCACACCCTAACATCTGGTCACATCGCAGTGAGCCTCTGAAACTGATGGGGCCAGCAG GCTTTCTCACCTGGAGTCACATTCTGAATGAAACTATCAGGTTGTTTCTAATCATTCAGCTTGTTGCCTTGCTGTTTGTAGTGCTGTGGATAAGGTGGAAGTGTCGGAGACTCAGAATCAG AGAAGCCTGGTTGCTGGGAACAGCTCAAGGGGTCACCATGCTCTTCATACTCACAGCTCTTCTCTGCTGTG GACTGTGCACTGGGGTAttgacagaagagactg AAATAATCATGCCAACCCCTAAGCCTGAGCTGTGGGCAGAGACCAACTTCCCTCTGGCCCCGTGGAAGAACTTAACCCTCTGGTGCAGAAGCCCTTCTGGTTCAACTAAGGAGTTTGTGTTGCTGAAGGATGGCACCGGGTGGATCGCAACTCGCCCGGCCTCAGAGCAGGTCCGGGCTGCCTTCCCCCTTGGAGCTCTGACCCAGACTCACACCGGGAGTTACCACTGCCATTCCTGGGAGGAGATGGCTGTGTCTGAGCCCAGTGAGGCACTTGAGCTGGTGGGCACAG ATATCCTCCCCAAGCCTGTCATCTCTGCTTCCCCCCCAATTCGGGGCAAGGAGCTGCAAATCCGCTGCAAAGGATGGCTGGCAGGCATGGGGTTTGCTCTGTACAAGGAGGGAATGCAGGAACCCATCCAGCAACTTGGTGCCGTTGGGAGAGAAGCCTTCTTTACAATCCAGAGAATGGAGGATAAAGACGAAGGCAATTATAGCTGCCGAACTCACACTGAAAAGCGCCCCTTCAAGTGGTCCGAGCCTAGTGAGCCCCTGGAGCTTGTCATAAAAG AAATGTACCCCAAGCCCTTCTTTGAGACATGGACCAGTCCTGTGGTGACTCCTGGTTCCCGGGTGACTTTCAATTGCTCCACCCCCCAGCAGCACATGAGCTTTATTCTTTACAAAGATGGAAGTGAAGTAGCATCCAGTGACAGTTCCTGGGCAAGTCTGGGAGCCAGTGCAGCCCACTTTCTGATCATTTCagtgggcattggtgatggaggGAATTACAGCTGCCGCTATTATGACTTTGCTATCTGGTCGGAGCCCAGTGACCCCGTGGAACTCGTGGTGACAG AATTCTACCCCAAACCCACTCTCCTGGCACACCCAGGTCCCGTGGTTCTTCCTGGGAAGAATGTGACCCTGCGTTGCCAAGGGGCTTTCGAGGGCATGAGGTTTGCCCTCCTGCAAGAGGGAACCCCGGGTCCCTTACAGTTCCGGAGTGCCTCGGGGAACTCGGCTGACTTCCTCCTCCATACTGTTGGAGCAGAAGATTCTGGGAACTACAGCTGTGTCTACTTTGAGACCACTATGTCAAACAGGGGATCATATCTCAGCAAGCCTCTTATGATCTGGGTGACTG ACACATTCCCCAAGCCACGGTTGTTTGCTGAGCCCAGTTCTGTGGTTCCCGTGGGGCAGAACGTTACTCTCTGGTGCCAAGGGCCAGTACATGGAGTAGGGTACATTCTGCACAAAGAAATAGAAGCCACTTCAGTGCAGCTCTGGGGATCCACCAGTAATGATGGGGCCTTCCCCATCACCAACGTATCTGGTGCGAGCATAGGTCGTTACAGCTGCTGCTACCACCCTGACTGGACCAGCCTTATCAAGATACAGCCTAGCAACACCCTGGAACTCATAGTCACAG gtttgcTCCCCAAACCCAGCCTATTAGCCCAACCTGGTCCCATGGTGGCCCCTGGAGAAAACATGACTCTTCAATGTCAGGGGGAACTGGCAGACTCAACATTTGTCCTGTTGAAGAAAGGTATTCAAGAGCCTTTAAAGCAACAGAGGCCAAATGGGTACAGGGCTGACTTCTGGATGCCAGCAGTGAGCAGTGAAGATTCTGGGATGTACAGCTGTGTGTATTATTTGGATTCTGCTCCCCTTGCAGCTTCTAATCACAGTGACTCCCTGGAGATCTGGGTGACTG ACAAGCCCCCTAAACCCTCCTTATCAGCCTCTCCCAGCACTGTGTTCAAGCTCGGAAAGGACATCACCCTTCAGTGCAGAGGGCCCCTGCCAGGTGTGGAATTTGTCCTGGAACATGATGGAGAAGAAGCACCTCAACAGTTCTCAGAGGATGGAGACTTTGTCATCAATAATGTAGAAGGAAAGGGCATTGGAAACTATAGCTGTAGCTACCGTCTGCAGGCCTACCCCGATATCTGGTCAGAGCCTAGCGATACTCTGGAGCTGGTGGGGGCCGCAG GGCCTGCTGCTCAGGAATGCACTGTGGGGAACATTGTCCGAAGTACGCTGATCGTGGTGGTGGTTGTAGCTTTGGGGGTGGTGCTAGCCATAGAGTGGAAGAAGTGGCCTCGACTCCGAACCAG GGGCTCAGAGACAGATGGAAGAGACCAGACCATAGCCCTGGAAGAGTGTAATCAAGAAGGAGACCTGGGCACCAGCACCGACTCTCCCTCATCAGTCTCTCAGGGCACTTCAGTAGAGCAGCCAGTCCCGATATAA